The proteins below are encoded in one region of Fibrella aestuarina BUZ 2:
- the lpcA gene encoding D-sedoheptulose 7-phosphate isomerase produces the protein MHDIILTELTEARSVLDTFLADPAHIDAIAQAARLMADALRDGHKIISCGNGGSHCDAMHFAEELSGRYRGERRSLAAIAVSDPSHMSCVGNDYGYESVFSRFVEGLGQTGDVLLGLSTSGNSGNIIRAVEAARAKGMKVVLLTGKDGGKLAGQADVEVRVPHFGFADRIQEVHIKVIHLFILLIEQQLGLA, from the coding sequence ATGCACGACATCATACTGACTGAACTGACCGAGGCCCGGTCGGTACTGGATACCTTTCTGGCCGATCCGGCCCATATCGACGCTATTGCTCAGGCGGCGCGGCTGATGGCCGACGCCCTGCGCGATGGGCATAAGATTATTTCCTGCGGCAACGGCGGTTCCCACTGCGATGCCATGCATTTTGCCGAAGAGCTATCGGGTCGCTACCGGGGCGAACGCCGTTCATTGGCTGCCATTGCCGTGTCGGACCCCAGCCACATGTCGTGCGTAGGCAACGATTACGGCTATGAATCGGTGTTTTCACGATTTGTGGAAGGCCTCGGTCAGACCGGCGACGTGTTGCTGGGCCTGAGCACGAGCGGCAACTCGGGCAACATCATCCGGGCGGTAGAAGCGGCCCGCGCCAAAGGCATGAAGGTGGTACTGCTAACCGGCAAAGACGGCGGCAAACTCGCCGGGCAGGCCGACGTGGAAGTGCGGGTGCCGCATTTTGGTTTTGCCGACCGCATTCAGGAAGTGCACATCAAAGTGATCCACCTCTTCATTCTGCTGATCGAACAGCAGTTGGGTTTGGCGTAA
- the upp gene encoding uracil phosphoribosyltransferase, protein MFVFAQQASIANQYIAELRDLRLQADRARFRRNLERLGELTAYEISRTMAYQNGTVQTPLAVAESQTLLQQPVLATIMRAGLPFHQGFLNVFDQADNAFAGAYRTAARRQPDTDELDENEFDIVMEYISSPDLSGRTLILIDPMLATGRSLEQVYHSLLRYGIPAQTHIAAAIASPEGVRYVQTQLPQCHLWLGAIDSHLNAHYYIVPGLGDAGDLAFGGKI, encoded by the coding sequence ATGTTTGTTTTTGCCCAGCAGGCTTCCATTGCCAACCAATACATCGCCGAGCTCCGCGACTTGCGCCTTCAAGCTGATCGGGCGCGCTTTCGCCGGAACCTCGAACGGCTGGGTGAACTGACGGCCTACGAAATCTCCCGGACGATGGCCTACCAGAACGGTACGGTACAGACGCCGTTGGCCGTGGCGGAGTCGCAAACGTTGCTACAACAGCCGGTGCTGGCCACCATCATGCGGGCGGGGCTTCCCTTTCACCAGGGCTTTCTGAACGTGTTTGACCAAGCCGACAACGCCTTTGCGGGGGCTTATCGAACAGCGGCCCGCCGCCAGCCCGATACCGACGAACTGGACGAAAATGAGTTCGATATCGTGATGGAGTACATCAGCAGCCCTGATCTGAGCGGCCGCACGCTCATCCTGATCGACCCGATGCTGGCCACGGGGCGGTCGCTCGAGCAGGTGTATCACTCGCTGCTGCGCTACGGTATTCCGGCCCAAACGCACATTGCCGCCGCCATTGCCAGCCCCGAGGGCGTCAGGTACGTGCAAACCCAATTACCGCAGTGCCACCTCTGGCTGGGTGCCATCGACTCCCACCTCAACGCCCACTACTACATCGTGCCGGGCCTCGGCGACGCGGGCGATCTGGCGTTTGGCGGAAAAATCTGA
- a CDS encoding OmpA family protein, producing MKFLVGAVLCVVTTGTMQAQLRISLSPKSDPPSANRRPPASRPIHQTSQLRVTETAPHLAPVAADNGVASLAPTVTAPVKPPTYDPNTGVPAAFKTYEQVDFVQAKQLRLLDDFAQTPVGEFPARWRTNSMGEIVTLDDDPAHWLALGKAGQFSPEAITDLPDQFTLQFDLACSHAFSFYSTGLYVTFAALTNPANEYTQWGAMAGGDRGVTLLLHPMNAAGRQGMSELTVRANREPVLHREKPVSTFWALGRNIVTVSICRQQQRLRVYVNEEKVWDVPEAFQPGVPYNSLVFGIGAMHRDEDSYYLGNLRFAVGDPAMQQHLRTEGRCTAGGIQFEPGDATLKPIAYASLKEVADWLTQAPQRHVQIVCHTNSDGDEQANRLLAKRRADVVRAALVSQFAIRADRLTTDGQGEAQPIAPNDTPEGRATNQRVEFIVSR from the coding sequence ATGAAGTTTCTTGTTGGTGCAGTGCTGTGCGTTGTAACCACTGGTACGATGCAGGCACAACTACGTATTTCTCTGTCGCCCAAAAGCGATCCACCATCTGCTAATAGACGGCCCCCAGCCAGCCGACCTATTCATCAGACCAGTCAACTCCGGGTAACCGAAACAGCGCCTCATCTGGCTCCGGTAGCGGCCGATAATGGGGTGGCTTCGCTGGCGCCGACGGTCACTGCGCCAGTCAAACCACCCACCTACGACCCCAACACGGGCGTGCCCGCGGCGTTTAAAACGTACGAGCAGGTCGATTTTGTGCAGGCCAAACAACTGCGGTTGCTCGACGATTTCGCCCAAACCCCCGTCGGCGAATTTCCGGCACGCTGGCGTACCAACAGCATGGGTGAAATCGTGACCCTAGACGACGATCCGGCGCATTGGCTGGCGTTGGGTAAGGCGGGTCAGTTTTCTCCGGAAGCCATCACCGACTTGCCCGATCAGTTCACCCTGCAATTTGACCTGGCCTGTTCCCATGCTTTTAGCTTTTACTCCACAGGCCTGTACGTCACCTTCGCCGCCCTGACCAACCCCGCCAACGAGTATACCCAATGGGGGGCAATGGCGGGCGGTGACCGGGGTGTGACGTTGCTGCTGCACCCCATGAACGCCGCTGGTCGGCAGGGCATGAGCGAGCTGACGGTCCGGGCCAATCGTGAGCCGGTGCTACACCGCGAGAAACCCGTCAGTACGTTCTGGGCGTTGGGCCGAAACATCGTGACTGTCTCGATTTGCCGGCAACAGCAGCGATTACGCGTGTATGTCAACGAAGAGAAGGTCTGGGACGTACCTGAGGCTTTCCAGCCGGGCGTGCCCTACAATTCGCTGGTGTTTGGTATAGGCGCTATGCACCGCGATGAAGACAGTTATTACCTCGGCAACCTGCGCTTTGCGGTGGGCGACCCGGCCATGCAACAGCACCTACGCACCGAGGGGCGATGCACGGCCGGTGGCATTCAGTTCGAACCCGGTGACGCCACGCTTAAACCGATCGCCTATGCATCGTTGAAGGAAGTAGCCGACTGGCTAACTCAGGCGCCACAGCGGCACGTGCAGATCGTTTGCCATACCAACTCAGACGGCGACGAACAAGCCAACCGATTGCTAGCCAAACGGCGGGCCGATGTAGTGCGGGCGGCGTTGGTCAGTCAGTTTGCCATCCGGGCCGACCGCCTTACCACCGACGGACAGGGCGAAGCGCAACCGATCGCCCCGAACGACACCCCCGAGGGCCGAGCGACCAACCAGCGGGTCGAGTTCATTGTCAGCCGGTGA